The following coding sequences lie in one Musa acuminata AAA Group cultivar baxijiao chromosome BXJ1-8, Cavendish_Baxijiao_AAA, whole genome shotgun sequence genomic window:
- the LOC135587536 gene encoding uncharacterized protein LOC135587536 → MVVGKFRRSESFPAPKPAGGRAAAAKSSFRTRCISLPSRSHPIATHLADDLHAVLSWPPAPSSSSAAVHWLSDGLARLHLLLAGLYDVLQLPQAHDPLRCRHRRRSPALADRFLDDFLRLADAHGSFRAAAIALKQHLAAAQVAIRRRDVQRLQPCLRALRRAGKGLADLAASVREIRRRPPTASAAGAVTDAEEVEVARVMWEVAVAAADASRVVFLGVAQMSMAAAEAAEAVTCRSAWAAAVLRWRDRGRSKSSNKKVLREEVMTEKEEREWRRTALERLGAAEDGMESLESGCELVFKSLVNIRVTLLNVITPAT, encoded by the coding sequence atggtcgTAGGAAAGTTCAGGCGCTCAGAATCCTTTCCGGCCCCGAAGCCTGCAGGGGGCCGCGCCGCCGCCGCCAAGAGCTCCTTCCGCACCCGATGCATCAGTCTCCCCTCCCGCTCCCACCCCATCGCCACCCACCTCGCCGACGACCTCCATGCCGTCCTGTCGTGGCCCCCTGCCCCATCTTCCTCCTCCGCTGCTGTCCACTGGCTCTCCGACGGCCTCGCCCGACTTCACCTCCTCCTTGCGGGGCTCTACGACGTCCTCCAGCTTCCCCAGGCCCACGACCCCCTCCgatgccgccaccgccgccgctccCCCGCCCTAGCCGACCGCTTTCTCGACGACTTCCTCCGCCTCGCCGACGCGCACGGCTCCTTCCGTGCCGCTGCCATCGCCCTCAAGCAGCACCTCGCGGCCGCCCAGGTCGCGATCCGCCGCCGCGACGTGCAGCGCCTCCAGCCCTGCCTTCGCGCCCTGCGCCGCGCGGGAAAGGGGCTGGCCGATCTCGCGGCGTCCGTCCGCGAGATCAGGAGGAGGCCGCCGACCGCTTCTGCCGCAGGGGCAGTGACGGACGCCGAGGAGGTGGAGGTCGCCAGGGTGATGTGGGAGGTCGCCGTCGCGGCTGCGGATGCCTCGAGGGTGGTGTTCCTCGGTGTGGCGCAGATGTCCATGGccgcggcggaggcggcggaggcAGTGACGTGTCGGTCCGCGTGGGCCGCCGCGGTGCTGAGGTGGAGGGACAGAGGAAGGTCGAAGTCGTCGAACAAGAAGGTTTTGCGGGAGGAGGTGATGACAGAAAAGGAGGAGCGGGAATGGCGGAGGACGGCGTTGGAGAGGCTGGGGGCAGCGGAGGACGGCATGGAGTCTTTGGAGAGCGGATGCGAGCTGGTCTTCAAGTCGCTGGTCAACATCAGAGTCACGCTCCTCAACGTTATCACTCCCGCCACCTAA